Below is a genomic region from Paludicola sp. MB14-C6.
TGGCTCACATTTTACCGTCACAATCGGTCTTCCTTGCTTATCATGACAGATAGCTGCAAACAGTTTTCCATTTATCATATATCTATCCCATTGCCATTCCACTTTAAAATCTTTTTCGACACCTTTTTTCTTCATGCAATATTCGTCAATCCATGTTTTGTCCATTTTCTTTTCTCCTATCATTGTCATTTTGCGGTGCATGAGTGTAAAGCAGTTTACATTACACTGGTGAAATATATATTATTGAACTTCTACAAATAATAACAACTTGCACTAATCCTTTTCAATCACATACACATAATGTGGCATAGTGACGTTATAATAGTTAATTGTAAACTCATTTTGCTTTGTAAGTCCTACCCGTTTTGCTACCGCTTGAGAGGAATAGTTATTATCTCGAATAAACGAAACTACCCTATCTAGCCCCAACGTTGTAAAGGCATATTCTTTACATGCAATTGCGGCCTCTGTTGCATATCCCTTATGCCATTCGCTACGCTTTAAAAGATACCCTATTTCAAATTCAGTTCCAATCGGAGAGTTTTGTTTCGTTAAACCTGCTTGTCCGACAAATTTCCCTGTTTTCTTATCAATTAGTGCCCACAATCCAATCCCATCATCCTCATAACGTTTAAGCTGACGATTCAGCCAATCGGTTACTTCTTCATCAGAAAAAGCATGCTCATACGCATACATTGCTTGTTCATCTTGCAAAATATCGCTCAAATTATTCCAATCATCTTTTGTTAGTTTTCTAGCGTATAATCTTTTCGTTTCAAATATCTTATCCATCCCATTTATCCTTTACTCTTTTATTTACTTAATCGACATATATCTACAAAATGTATTATTAAATTAAAATAATACAGAAAATCTGTTCTTTTCAAATGCAATAACACCCTCATCTCTCATTTTGCATAGCTCTCTTGATAATGCACTTCTATCAACACAAAGATAGTCGGCAAGCTCCTGACGAGAAAAAGGAATGTGAAATGTGCACGCATTTTGTTTCTGCCGTTGCTGATTAAAATAAGCTTCTAATTTTTCACGTATTGTTCTTCCTGATACTACTTCTAATTTTTGATTCAACAATAAGTTCTTATATGCAATAATTCGCATCATATTTTCAATCAGCTTTGTATGAAATACACATGCATTTTCACATTCTGTTATCATCTTTTTAAAGTTGATAAATAAAACTATACAATCACTCATTGCAGTTACGTTAACGGGAATTTCAGAAATACCTGCGCAAACAAAAGTCTCAGCAAATAAATCAGATTGCGTTACTTCCGTTAAAATGGTTTTATCGCCATAAATGTTTTCTTTGGATATCTGAACAACTCCACTCAAAACAATACCCACGCTGTTAACCGAATCTCCAATAAAAAAGATTGTTTGATCCTTAGAACAATTGACTATTTTTGGATGAAAGCAATTTAAAATATTATGGATTTCAAATTCCTGCATACCTTTAAATAACGGACATTTCATTAAAATATCAATTTGCTTCATAAAACCACCATTCAAATAATTTTAAAATTTGTTGCAAATGCAACGTAATTGTTAGATAGATTATACTATACTAATAACAAGAAATCAAATAGAAATAATAAATTCAATAATATGAAGGAGAATGAAAATGATTCGTAAAATAATTAAAATTAACCAAGAGAAATGTAATGGATGTGGGCTTTGTGTTTCCGCTTGTCACGAAGGTGCAATTGGTATGGTTGACGGAAAAGCAACACTACTTCGAGATGATTACTGTGATGGTTTAGGCAACTGTTTACCGGTTTGCCCTACTGATGCAATTTCATTTGAAGAGCGTGAAGCTTTGGCTTTTGATGAAGCGGCAGTAAAACAAAATATGGAACAGTTAAAACCACTTGCTTGCGGCTGCCCAGGTACACATGCAAAAGCAATCCAAAGAGAAGCAAAACCCGCTCCACTTGCTGTTACAGCAAACGAAATGCCTTCTATGCTAAATCAATGGCCTGTTCAAATAAAACTGGTTCCTGTAAATGCACCTTACTTTAATGGAGCTAACTTGCTAATTGCTGCTGACTGTACAGCATTTGCTTATGGCGATTTTCATAACAAGTTTATACGAAATCATATTGCAATCATTGGTTGTCCAAAACTGGATGAAGGTGATTATTCGGAAAAACTGACTGCAATTCTTCACCAAAACAATATTAAAAGTGTTACAGTGGTGAGAATGGAAGTTCCTTGCTGTGGCGGTATTGCCAATGCCGCTATTAACGCACTACAAAACTGTGGTAAAATGATACCTTGGAATATTGTTACGATCTCAACAGATGGAGAAATTATAGAATAATAAATAAAATGGGTAATTATTTGTGTTAAATTAAAGCATTCCATTTATATGCAATAAAAAGCTTTCAACCATAGTTTGTTGGAAATTGTTTTATGAATTTGATTTTAACTTAAAATATGGTATACTGAATAATAATATTGTGTTTTGTAAAGGTGTGATTTTATTGAACCCCCAAATACTTATTGTTGATGATGAAAAGGAAATTGCAGATTTATTAGAAGTATATTTAGCAAATGACAATTATTCGGTAAAGAAAGCTTTTAACGGAATTGACGCAATGCAATTGATTGAAACAGAAAAATTCAATTTAGCAATATTAGATGTTATGCTCCCTGACATTAGTGGATTTAACTTATGTAAAAAAATTAGAGAAAAGCATTTTTTCCCTATTATAATGTTAACTGCTAAAGTTGAAGATATTGATAAAATAACGGGATTATCTTTTGGCGCTGACGATTATATAACCAAACCTTTTAATCCGCTAGAAGTAGTTGCAAGAGTAAAATCTCAGTTACGAAGATATTCCAATTACAATAAGCAAATTGAATTAGACAGTCAAAGCAAATTATACGATATAAGAGGTCTATATGTTGATGTAGATACTCATATATGTACTTTGTTTGATGAAAAGATAGATTTAACACCAATTGAATTCTCTATTTTGTGTTATTTATGTGAGCGAAAAGATAAAGTTGTGTCCTCTGAAGAATTGTTTGAAGCTGTTTGGAAAGAAAAATTTTATGACAATAATAATACAGTAATGGCTCATATCGCACGTCTTCGAGATAAGCTACATGAGCCGGCAAGAAAGCCAAGATTTATTAAAACAATATGGGGAGTAGGTTATAAACTTGAATAGTCAAAACCATTATATAAATCAATACAAAAAGAAATTAACTACTTATATTATTTCTCGTTTTTTGATATCCATGTTTATCTATAGCGCCAGTCTTGTAATGTTAATGCTTATTGGTATCAGCATCACAAGTCTCCATGCTTGGCAGCCCTATGATTCCCTTTACAAAGCGCTCAAAGTTATAGACAATAATAAAGTATTAGTCATTACTATATTGATTTTACTTGGGCTAATCATTTTCTTTGCTCATTACTGGAAAAAAACATTATCTTATTTAGAACTGGTTGTTGAAGCAACGAACGACATTTATTTTAATAAAAATGAATTTATACAGCTACCGCCTGAACTTAAAGATATAGAAAATCAGCTCAATCATATAAAAAGCAACATTCAAAAAAGTAATTATGCAGCTAGAGAAGCTGAGCAAAGAAAGAACGATTTAATCGTTTATCTTGCGCATGATTTAAAAACTCCTCTTACATCTGTATTAGGATATTTAACATTACTAAGAGATGAAAAAGATATTTCATGCGAATTAAAAAGCCACTACTTAACTATTGCTACTAGTAAAGCGCAAAGATTGGAAGATTTAATTAACGAATTTTTTGAAATTACTAGGTTTAATCTTACAAATATCGAATTGTGCTATAGCAATATTAATTTGACTCTCATGATCGAGCAATTAGCATCAGAATTTGCACCGATGCTACAAGATAAAAATCTAACATTTCGTTTTAATTTACAGCATAATATTGAAATAAAATGTGATCCTGATAAATTACAAAGAGTGTTTGATAATATTATAAGAAATGCAATCAATTACAGCTTTGATAATGGTATTATTGATATCACGCTGACGGAAAAAAACAACGAAGTAGAGATTATTTTTACTAATGATGGGAATACAATTTCTCCTGAAAAATTGGAAAGGATTTTTGAGCAATTTTATCGTTTGGATGTTTCTCGTGCAACTAATTCCGGAGGTTCCGGACTTGGTCTTGCAATTGCCAAAGAAATTATTTTATTACACAAAGGCAAGATAATAGCCAATAGCGAAAATGATAAAATTACATTTAAAATTCTTCTTCCGAATGGCTGTAAGAAAATTGTATGATTTTATTCAGAAAGAAATCAGTTTCTCGTTTGGAATAGTTAAAACTAAAAATGCCTAATGGTGATATTCTTAGAATATAGCCATTAGGCATTTTCAATGTAGAAAGGATTAACTTATGAAAAAGCGTTACAAAATAAAAAAATCTTTTACTTTATTTACTGTTATTATCTTAATGCTAATCGTTATTGGTATAATATATACGGTAGCATATAATTTATTAAATATAAGTAATGATACAAAAGATATGAATTATAATTCAAGCGAGTCTTCCACATTATCTGAAACACAAAATACAACTTCGTCAAATAATTGGAATTTAATTTTAGTCAACCCATGGAATAGATTACCGAACAATTTCAAGATTGAGCTTACATTATTAAGCAATGGTCACTCTATAGATAAACGAGCATACTCGAATTTACAAAAAATGATGGATGATTGTAGAAATCAAGGTCTATCACCCGTAATCTGTTCATCATACAGAACAACTGAAAAGCAGCAATCACTATATAACCAAGAAGTCCGTGGATACATTTCCCAAGGAAACGACAAAAAAACTGCGGAAGCGAAAGCTGCCATGTGGGTAGCAATACCAGGAACCAGTGAACACCAAACAGGATTAGCTGTAGATATTGTTGCAAAAAGCTACCAAACGTTAGATAAAAAGCAAGAAAATACTGCAGAACAAAAATGGCTAATGAAAAATTCATATAAATATGGTTTTATTTTAAGATTTCCTTCTGATAAAAGCGAACTAACCGGAATTAACTATGAACCATGGCATTATCGCTATGTTGGAGAAAAAGCTGCAAAGGAAATCTATGAAAAGAAAATATGTTTAGAAGAATATTTAAAATCTTTGAATAACAACAATAATAAAAATAGCGACAGCATAACCAACAATAAACTTATATTAGTAAATTCAGATCATCCTCTATCAAAAAACTATACTGTGGATTTAGTTAACATTGACAATAAAAAAGGAGTTACGGTACAAGTTGCCAAGGAAATTAACGAAAGTCTTATTGATTTGATGAAAGAAGCAGAAAATAGCAATATAAAGCTTTGTATTAACGCTGCATATCGTAGTTATGAACAGCAACAAAAGTTATTTGATGAGCGTGTTAATAAATACGTTAATGAAGGTCTATCAACAACTTTAGCGAAAGCTCAAACAATTAAATGGGTTGCGTTACCTGGTGAAAGCGAACATGAAACCGGGCTTGCTATTGATTTTGGCGTTCTTGGAGATACAACATGGGAACAGGGGTATAGTTGGTTAGAGAAAAATGCTTTTAAATTTGGATTTATTTATCGCTATCCTAAAGACAAAATAAATATAACCAAAATATCCAATGAGCCGTGGCATTATCGCTATGTTGGTATAGATGCTGCTAAAGAAATGAAAGAGAAAAAAATATGTTTAGAAGAGTACTTAAAGTAAGAATGCTAATTCATGTTTAAAGTAGACCGGATAAACCTTTTATTGAAAATCTTATAAGCGTAAATAATCGCTCACGAAAAACCGTGAGCGATTATTTATGTTTGTTTCATTTTCCGAATTTCAGCTTTTTTATCTCGACTTACTTGATTCGATTCACTTATTTTTTGCAACGCTCTATTATAAGTAAAATCATCCAAACTACTATGTTTCAAAAACGATATTGTTTTCTCTTCATATTTCACATAGCACATAGAAATACACCATGCTACTGCCATTTTTACATAGTATCCGTCTTGATGAATATTTTCCATTAAAGAGAGTATCGTATCAATATATTCGTCATTAATATAATAAAATAATATCAATACAACGGCAAAGCGAATATTATATTCGTTATCTGATAACAAATATGGCTTAATAAAATCGAATACCTTATCAGGGTATTCTTTCGCAATTTTAAGGCCTGCACAAAAAGAATCACACACAGCCCAATTGTTAATACAAGGCACAAACTCTGCAATCAGCTCAAAGTGTTCTAATAAATCTATTTTTACTTTTGTAATGACCAAGCCCTTTAGCATGGTTTCTTCGTAATATTGATCATTTACGTAAGTAAGGTATTCTTTCCAGTTTCCCTTTACAATTTGTATAGCTATCTTTTGTAATAATGGCATACGAACACCAATAACATTATTGACATTAGGAAGAAGCCTTTGATTAAATATCTGATATTTTTTATCTGCTAACTCATGAATATACAGTAATAAATTATCGTAATCACTTTGTGTCCAAGTCTTTAATGTAAAATTCATATTATTCTCCGATATAAGTAAAGCGTTGAAAAGTGTTACCGTCACGCTGCACTGTTTCTAAAAACATAGATAATGGACGCACCCATAAACCATATTCTCCATAAAGTGCTTGATAAACGACCATTTCTTCTAATGTTTCAGAATGCCTTGCAAGACCGATAACACGATATTCGTTGCCTTTGAAATGACGATATTTTCCCAATTTAATTTGCTCCATTTTATATCCTGCCTTTTATAAAATTTTAATTTAACAACTGTATTATACCACATTCTTTATCTTTCGCATCTTTTTTTATCTTAAAATACTACTTGACAAAGTACAGAAATTCAGTATAATGAAATCATGCACCCCCTCTGGGGTATGGGAGGTTAAAATGAAAAGAAAGTTTAATATACAAGGTATGACTTGTTCTGCTTGTTCTGCTCATATTGAAAAAAATATAAGTAAGCTTCAAGGAGTAAAGAACGTACAAGTCAATCTATTAAGCAACAATATGGTTGTTGAATATGAAGAAAATCAACTAAATGACCAAGCAATTGTAAAAGCTGTTGGTGATGCGGGATATGGAGCGAGTATACCAAACATAAAACAGCAAAGCACAGCAAAGCCACAAGATACCATTCAAGGCGAGCTAAAAAGTATGAAAGTAAGACTCATTATTTCAATAATTTTTTTAATTCCTTTGTTCTATATTTCTATGGGACATATGATCGGCTTACCGCTTCCATCCATTTTAGCAGGACATAAAAATGCACTCAGCTTTGCATTTACTCAATTTTTGCTGTCGCTCCCTATTATCTATGTTAACTTTAAATACTTTAAAACTGGATTTAAAACACTATTCAAGGGACAACCAAATATGGATTCCTTAATTGCAATTGGATGTACTGCAGCAATGAGTTATGGAATTTACGCAATCTTTAAAATAGGCTATGGCTTTGGTCATGGAAATATGGATTTGGTTCATCGTTACTCAATGGACTTATATTTTGAATCTGCAGCTATGATTCTTGCGTTAATTACATTAGGTAAGTATCTTGAAACCAGAGCAAAAGGTAAAACTTCAGATGCTATTTCTAAACTATTAGATTTGACTCCTAAAACTGCACTTGTTATCCGAAATGAGCAAGAAATAGAAGTGGCAACCGAAGATTTAGTAATAGGTGACATTATTATTGTAAAGCCAGGTCAATCTGTACCTGTAGACGGTATCTTGATAGAGGGAAGTTCTTCTATAGACGAATCCGCATTAACGGGTGAAAGTATTCCGGTGGCAAAGCAAATAAACGACAAGGTAACCGGTGCCTCTATCAACAAAACGGGATTCTTTAAAATGAAAGCCACACAAGTTGGTGATGACACTACGCTCGCTCAAATTATCCGCTTAGTAGAAGAGGCTGGCTCTTCAAAGGCCCCCATTGCAAAACTTGCGGATAAAGTAAGCGCAATCTTTGTACCTACCGTAATTGCAATTGCACTTCTTGCAACAACCGTTTGGCTTTTATTAGGATATTCGATTGAATTTGCAATTTCAATTGGTATTGCCGTTCTTGTTATCTCGTGTCCTTGTGCGTTAGGACTTGCTACACCGACTGCTATTATGGTTGGAACAGGAAAAGGGGCACAAAACGGTATCTTAATTAAATCCGCCGAAAGTCTTGAAATTCTACACAGCATTGATACAGTTGTTTTAGATAAAACCGGAACCATTACAGAGGGAAAGCCTATTGTCACCGATTTATTCGTATATAACAATATCTTGCAGCATGAACTGCTTACCATTGCAGCTTCGTTGGAATCTTCATCTGAGCATCCGTTGGCAAGCGCGATCATGGATAAAGCCAAAGAAGAAAATATCTCATTTAGACCTGTTTTAAATTTCATATCAATTACCGGAAAAGGTATTAAAGGCGAAATTGACGGGATTACGTATCTTGCGGGTAATCAAAAATTGCTGGAAAAGCATAAAATTGATTTTTCTCCATATGAAGAGATTACAAACACGCTCACAACAGATGGAAAAACCCCGTTATTCTTTGCCGATACGCAAAAGCTACTTGGAATTATTGCGGTTATGGATACTGTAAAGCCAACAAGCAAACAAGCAATTGAAGAATTTGTTGCAATGGGCATTGAAACGGTTATGCTAACGGGTGATAACAAACAAACTGCAAAAGCCATTCAAAATGTTGTTGGTATTCAAACTGTCATTGCCGAAGTTATGCCACAAGAGAAAGAAAAACATGTTCGCCTCATTATGGAGCAAGGCAAAAAAGTTGCTATGATTGGTGACGGAATCAACGACTCTCCTGCCCTTGCTCGTGCAGATGTCGGTATTGCTATCGGTGCGGGAACGGATATTGCGATTGAATCCGCTGATGTTGTTTTGATGAAGAGTGATTTACTCGACGCTGTTTCAGCAATTCAGCTAAGTAAATCTACCCTTCGCAACATTAAACAAAATCTATTTTGGGCGTTAATCTATAACACACTTGGTATTCCAATTGCAGCAGGCGTATTCTATGTGTTACTTGGATGGAAGTTGAACCCAATGTTTGCAGCGGCAGCTATGAGTTTAAGCTCTGTTTGTGTCGTTTCCAATGCACTAAGATTAAAGCTATTCAAGCCAAAGTTTCATCATGTAATACAAAGCAAATCAATAACAAATGAAAATAAAGGAGATTTTAAAATGACTAAATCAATTATCATTAACGGAATGTCTTGTGGACATTGCTCAGCAAGAGTGGAAGCTGTATTAAATGCAATCGACGGTGTTTCTTGTACTGTAAACTTAGAAACGAAAACTGCAAGCGTAACGCTTACAAAAGAAGTAGCAGATGACGTATTAACTAGAGCAATTACTGATGCAGGATATGAAGTAGAAAGTATTGCATAACGTAATAAAATAAACAAAGAGGTGACGCAAATGCAAGCAGATAAAGAATCTACTATACGTCTTTTAAAAACCGCAAGAGGTCAATTAGACGGCATTTTAAAAATGGTTGAAGAAGATCGCTATTGTATTGATATTTCCAATCAAATTCTTGCAACAGATTCTATCTTAAGAAAAGTAAACAAGGCAATTATACAAGCACACATGAAGCATTGTGTGAAAGATGCTTTTGAAAGAGGAAATGCTGACGAGAAAATTGAAGAACTGTTAGCAATTATAGATAAAATAGCAAAATAAAAATGACAAGAGGAATCAATTTTTTCATTGATTCCTCTTGCTTATGTGGTAAAAATAGGATATACTAAAATTATCTTTGAACATATAAAGATACAAAAGGAGAATATCATGAGTGTAAAATCAATGAAAGCATTACTCATTACAAGTTGTATTGTTATCGTTTTTTTGATTGGAACATATGTTATTGCATATCAGCAAACTCCTTCTTTGGAAGCTTTAAGATTAGAAAAGGTTATTGTGAATTCTGATTATATTCAAGTTTCTGGATTCCATTATGGCGGCTTATTTAATTATGTAGGCTATACTACTCAATATAATAACGGAAACCTTTATATTAAGTTTAAAGGTGGTTGGTGGCTTCCTTGGATGGAAGAAACCAATTCCCCTGCTTTTTATCCTGTATATAACAAATATAGAGATGAGTTAACCAATGTATATCTCTATGAGCATAGTATATACAATGCAAAGTTAATTTGGAATAAAGAGCAAGGGCAAATAATTAAGAAATAACTCTAGGTGGTGCAAACTTCATTGAAAAACAAGACAACTTGGGCCTGTATTCTAGGACTTATTGCAATTGAACAAAGTATTAAAATTGTTATTAACCAATTTTTCTTTCACGAATATCGGCCAATTCTCCCCCCATATTTATATTTTAGTCCCCTTTTCAATCGTGATTACTCTTGGTTTAATTCTATGCTACAGCTTGGCGTCGGAAAATGGGCGCATATTATTACAACAACAATTATCATCCTGTTTATTATAACAGCATATATTTTTATTTCGAATACTTATCAAAAAGATAACTTGTTAAACTCATGTTTTGCTTTTCTTCTTTCCGGCTCCTTATGCTCATTTATTGACAAAGTATTTTGGAATGGCAGCTTAGATTACATACAAGTAACCGGATTTTTCACTTTTGATTTAAAAGATGTATATTTAAATGTTGCAATCGGACTTGCAATCATACTTATGATTGTAAAACGAAAAACAATCAATGATATGGATGATGCTTTATTTCTTAAAAACTATTGGAACTATACAACCAAATGGTTCCGAAAACAAGAAAACATAAAATAACAGTATTCATTGTATTGTAGATGATATAATTTATGGAGGCTTTATGTTACAAGAATCGTTTGGTGTAAAGCAAGCTGGAACTTACTATAAAGACAGAATCGGAATCTATGGTATCGGGTTTAATCAAGACCTTGAAATTCCGATTATCAAAACACCAACCGGTTATTTTCTATTAGGTGGTGGGTTGGAACAACAAGAATCACACGGACAATGTATTCAAAGAGAATGTTTAGAAGAAGCAGGTTTATCTGTTGCAGTGGGTGATTTTATCTGTAAAGGCGATAAATATCATTGGTCTGACACTCTTGAATATTCTATGCATGCAATTGGTTATTTTTATTTCATTCATTCTATTTATAAAGTTTCAGCACCAACAGAATTAGACCACGAATTACTATGGTTATCTTATTCTGAATGTATCGATAAATTGTTTTTAGATCATCAAGCTTGGGCGGTAAAAATAGCATATCAAAAGGCAGTGAGGAATATAAAGTAATGCAATTTATAATTCTATTTGTTTCTAACATTTACCTATTAATTTTATATTGTTTTTTGCGCTCATATATTTATGATTTACTACGTTCACTACAAAGTGATACTTTTATCAAAAAATACATCAAAGGATTTTGGAATCGTTTATGGTATATCAAAATAAATGAAATGAATGATTTAGGCGTTTTTTATAATGTCAATATTATAATGTCTATCGTATCGTGGTTTTCCTTTCTTAGCTGTATCCTTTTAGGATGGATTCCAGCAATTCAATTTTTACCTAAATATATAACTATTTTAGCCTTTGCTATTGGTACTCCATTAAATATATATAGTGAGTTAATCCACAACAAAAATATGTATAGTTCTTATTTCATATTGTCAAAGAAATGTAGACACAGTTCCGGAAATGATTCTTCTATATTGGATATTATTACTTTGGTTATTATTCCATTGGTTATAATTTTTCGAATAGTTTCAACTTAAATAACAAAAACCTACGACATTGTTATCGTAGGCTTTTCTTATTTTAAAATTAAGATAGTAATTCCGGGATTCATACTTTTTACTTTGGATTGGATTTTTGGATGACGTAATCCTTTTTGCACCATATTGAGCAAAACTGTGCCGTTGGAATAGCCATGAATAATTGATACTTCACGAATGCTCCCATTTACTTTGTTTAAGAATTGTTCAATATAGCGTTTGGCTTGATCACGCTGCATATTATGAATATCAATTTCTGCTTTTTGATTTGTTATATATCGTATCATATTAAAAAATCCAACCTTTTTAGAATAGTTTCAGTATATCATATTGTCATATTGAAAACAATAAAGTAATGAAATCTTTGCAGTGTTAAAATATCAAGTTTAACTTGTTTCTTGTTGAAATAAAATAAATAATGCTTTTCAATTCTGATTGAATTTAGTACATCTTACAATTTACTTTTGTTGTAAATATGAAATATGTAGTTTTGATTCTTGCAAATTATAACATATTTTATCAAATATTATGTACAATTTATATCGTTTATGAAATATCCCAATATAAATGTTTCATCATTATATTGACATGATAGCCATAATACTTTATAATTGTATTTGGCAAAATAATGTTTTTTCATGATATTTATTTATTCATGTAACAAGATTTAAACAATTACAAAGCAAAATTACAAGATAAATAGATAATTTTATTTCGCTGAGTAATGAAAATAGCAATAAACGTTGCAATTTTAGTATCAATTACATTAGATTATAACAAACTAATATAAAAAAGACAAAGTCTGTGAAAAGAACACAGCAGAATGGAGTATATTTATGATAACTGCTATTGTAGGAATTAACTGGGGAGACGAAGGCAAAGGAAGAATGGTTGACCTTCTTTCTGAAGATTACGATGTTGTAGTACGCTATCAAGGCGGAAACAATGCGGGACATACCGTTATTAATGATTTAGGTAAATTTGTTTTGAACCTATTGCCATCCGGAATTTTGCGTCCTGAAGTAACAAATGTTATGGGAAATGGTATGGTAATCGACCTTGAACATCTTTGCAAAGAAATGGATCGCTTAATTCAAGGCGGCGTTGCAATTACTCCGGAAAACTTAAAAATCAGCGATAGAGCTGTTATTTGTATGCCTTACCATGTTCAGCTGGATGTTTTAGAAGAGGATAGATTAGGTGATGCAAAATTTGGTTCAACGAGAAGAGGAATTGCACCTGTTTACGGCGATAAATATCTGAAAAAAGCAATTCGTATGGGCGATTTATTATATCCTGAAACTACAAAGAAACGTTTAGAAGGCATTATTGACTGGAAAAACTTAATGATTAACGGGGGCTATGGCGCTGAGAAAATTACAGTAGATAGCGTTATGCAATGGCTTGAAACATATGGCTCACGCTTAAAAGACTTTGTTTGTGATACGAGCGTATTTTTAAGCGAAGCAATTCAATCAGGCAAAAATGTTATGTTTGAAGCACAGCTTGGTGCGTTAAGAGATATTGATTTTGGTATTTATCCTTATACCTCTTCTTCTTCAACAATTGCAGCTTATGCTCCAATTGGCTCAGGAATTCCAGGTCAAAAATTAACAAACACAATTGGTATCATGAAAGCTTATTCTACTTGTGTTGGTGAAGGCCCATTTACTGCAGAAATGTTTGGTGATGAAGCAGAACGCTTAAGAGAAAGCGGTGGAGAGTATGGCGCTGCTACAGGTCGTCCAAGAAGAGTTGGTCCATTTGATGTTGTTGCCTCCAAATATGGTGTTCGAGTACAAGGTGCAGATGAAATTGCACTTACAAAACTAGATGTTATCTCTTATATGGAAGAAATCCCTGTATGTGTTGGATACGAAATTAACGGCGAAATCATTCATGATTTCCCATTCGGAGATCAATTAAATATTGCAAAGCCTGTTGTTGAATATGTAAAAGGATGGAATTGTGATATTAGCAAATGCAGAACCGAAAGCGATCTTCCAAAAGCTGCAATTGATTATATTAAATATATTGAGAAAACAGTTAATTGTAAAATTAAATATGTTTCTGTAGGTGCAGAACGTGAAGCTTATGTTGTAATGCAATAACTACAATTAAATACGATATTAAGTCCTGAGTTAGGAAGT
It encodes:
- a CDS encoding GNAT family N-acetyltransferase, producing MDKIFETKRLYARKLTKDDWNNLSDILQDEQAMYAYEHAFSDEEVTDWLNRQLKRYEDDGIGLWALIDKKTGKFVGQAGLTKQNSPIGTEFEIGYLLKRSEWHKGYATEAAIACKEYAFTTLGLDRVVSFIRDNNYSSQAVAKRVGLTKQNEFTINYYNVTMPHYVYVIEKD
- a CDS encoding ATP-binding protein translates to MIRKIIKINQEKCNGCGLCVSACHEGAIGMVDGKATLLRDDYCDGLGNCLPVCPTDAISFEEREALAFDEAAVKQNMEQLKPLACGCPGTHAKAIQREAKPAPLAVTANEMPSMLNQWPVQIKLVPVNAPYFNGANLLIAADCTAFAYGDFHNKFIRNHIAIIGCPKLDEGDYSEKLTAILHQNNIKSVTVVRMEVPCCGGIANAAINALQNCGKMIPWNIVTISTDGEIIE
- the vanR gene encoding VanR-ABDEGLN family response regulator transcription factor, with product MNPQILIVDDEKEIADLLEVYLANDNYSVKKAFNGIDAMQLIETEKFNLAILDVMLPDISGFNLCKKIREKHFFPIIMLTAKVEDIDKITGLSFGADDYITKPFNPLEVVARVKSQLRRYSNYNKQIELDSQSKLYDIRGLYVDVDTHICTLFDEKIDLTPIEFSILCYLCERKDKVVSSEELFEAVWKEKFYDNNNTVMAHIARLRDKLHEPARKPRFIKTIWGVGYKLE
- a CDS encoding Crp/Fnr family transcriptional regulator, which gives rise to MKQIDILMKCPLFKGMQEFEIHNILNCFHPKIVNCSKDQTIFFIGDSVNSVGIVLSGVVQISKENIYGDKTILTEVTQSDLFAETFVCAGISEIPVNVTAMSDCIVLFINFKKMITECENACVFHTKLIENMMRIIAYKNLLLNQKLEVVSGRTIREKLEAYFNQQRQKQNACTFHIPFSRQELADYLCVDRSALSRELCKMRDEGVIAFEKNRFSVLF
- a CDS encoding M15 family metallopeptidase, yielding MKKRYKIKKSFTLFTVIILMLIVIGIIYTVAYNLLNISNDTKDMNYNSSESSTLSETQNTTSSNNWNLILVNPWNRLPNNFKIELTLLSNGHSIDKRAYSNLQKMMDDCRNQGLSPVICSSYRTTEKQQSLYNQEVRGYISQGNDKKTAEAKAAMWVAIPGTSEHQTGLAVDIVAKSYQTLDKKQENTAEQKWLMKNSYKYGFILRFPSDKSELTGINYEPWHYRYVGEKAAKEIYEKKICLEEYLKSLNNNNNKNSDSITNNKLILVNSDHPLSKNYTVDLVNIDNKKGVTVQVAKEINESLIDLMKEAENSNIKLCINAAYRSYEQQQKLFDERVNKYVNEGLSTTLAKAQTIKWVALPGESEHETGLAIDFGVLGDTTWEQGYSWLEKNAFKFGFIYRYPKDKINITKISNEPWHYRYVGIDAAKEMKEKKICLEEYLK
- a CDS encoding sensor histidine kinase: MNSQNHYINQYKKKLTTYIISRFLISMFIYSASLVMLMLIGISITSLHAWQPYDSLYKALKVIDNNKVLVITILILLGLIIFFAHYWKKTLSYLELVVEATNDIYFNKNEFIQLPPELKDIENQLNHIKSNIQKSNYAAREAEQRKNDLIVYLAHDLKTPLTSVLGYLTLLRDEKDISCELKSHYLTIATSKAQRLEDLINEFFEITRFNLTNIELCYSNINLTLMIEQLASEFAPMLQDKNLTFRFNLQHNIEIKCDPDKLQRVFDNIIRNAINYSFDNGIIDITLTEKNNEVEIIFTNDGNTISPEKLERIFEQFYRLDVSRATNSGGSGLGLAIAKEIILLHKGKIIANSENDKITFKILLPNGCKKIV